In the genome of Drosophila yakuba strain Tai18E2 chromosome 3R, Prin_Dyak_Tai18E2_2.1, whole genome shotgun sequence, one region contains:
- the LOC6537991 gene encoding cadherin-99C yields MAMAARNLTPQQGLGFFGLLILLCSAVLGKSQMCEVETGQTNIILDIEESRESFIGQPTTPPELPIFGDPETEIALNLVFPKGQPIFQLNGKRLQLLQPLDRDEENLSHIVFQVSCTTRSTSKKRTIPIIVRVSDINDNAPRFMNTPYEVTVPESTPVGTTIFRNIQALDKDAGVNGLVEYFIAEGSPNSTDVEKYSADGYGTFAISFPHQGQVTVAKTLDFEKIQTYYLTIVASDRARNTADRLSSTTTLTVNVADSNDLDPSFIYSGCVSLDGACINPEYSASVPAGSLLGVLTVLPERIQAVDLDTINSPIRYSFASGMPGNYADYFQIDENTGVLKQTKAVDTSTAKKYDIIVKAEEVSPGPQRFTTAKLEIFVKPVDANPPVISSSQAEGYVDENSPIGTRVLDAHGNPISFMTTDADLSDSDPKPDYIYELTTPSFNVTSDGILVVNEDNLDRDPPAPGRFKFQVVAREPKTNAASAPLSLTVHLRDVNDNAPKLAMVAPISITAGDQSESRLVTQVTASDNDEGPNAVVTYSIYHVSNNGIQKFTINETTGEIRTQGRLLAGEQYSITVQATDIGGLSSQAIVEVSVTPGPNTKPPRFQKPIYEVQVSEGAEINSTVTVVHAEDPENDAVVYSIISGNDLRQFAVGQESGVIIVIRKLDRESLTRYQLILKAEDTGGLSSSATVNIKVTDINDKNPEFEASTLPYVFQVEEGKAQASVGVVHATDADEGINAEITYSIPTDIPFTINATSGEILTAKQLDYEQLNEYKFVVTAKDGAPDARLGTASVTVMVLDLPDEVPKFSDARIDVHIPENEENYLVATVQAFDPDSMPEITYVLRKGNAELFKVAEKSGEVRTIKGLDYESQKQHQLTIGTIENDGDGPGDTILLVVDVEDRNDLPPRFITVPDPVTVNDDQGIGTIIATLPAIDGDGTSPGNVVRYEIVGRGKAPKYFQVDPDTGAVRIRDELRKEEDTEYQVDIRAYDLGEPQLSSVAPLRVDVHHLLSSGNNEIKLDNKLESGMGMSSESIGLAFSDDSYTTSVPESMEANSTLKLIQIVNSKTSADGPPAFRCEFVSGNEGGIFNLSSADHGCNLLLIQPLDFENKTSYTLQLRLTSHRYFVNPLKDTTTVEIIVQDENDNAPEFEFNRLRGQQDTFYTVVTEEMDVDTTILQVRATDRDSGKFGTVRYTLYDDDENRVSMPTSFFMMSEDTGVLRTAKHFKTESDFPLTFLVEARDSDGQEQGSHRTRARIVVNKLADINRMALSFPNAAPSDLRNYYTELEELLDKKTGLVSGIERMSSQKYLAKNGSVIENPAATDIWFYLIDPKTEQLVSRKDSIVETTLLEPAARSELNIALPRATAENISFPLERKEHVHKVKAAVAIDNEVFPFTLIAISLVILILGTIGIIYICISWSKYKNFKQRMRQYSSTNPPRYDPVIVNQQASSASETIANMKEYETQMLAMAVPPDVDDDLQLDFSAKNHAFSLDNVSYITHKENTNGGGQSSPSHSDATTATIATLRRHKNLNNANMNNNLAINNRQNTFNRTLEMNTRNNANPLGSPPNGGLSGTLTLGRIKHQNSNHYQNGAYNIDPTGPNNMANAKNNAYSTMGRRGNTFGDVGLLNGNAELMNATLGRNGQLNNRLYGGEVPITNPLFQRSNSDHNHLSTTNENVSFGKRDYGQIGFSYLNDLDRSEVETTTEL; encoded by the exons ATGGCCATGGCGGCGAGGAACCTCACTCCCCAGCAGGGACTGGGCTTCTTTGGGCTGCTAATCCTGCTCTGCTCGGCGGTTTTGGGCAAGTCGCAAATGTGCGAAGTGGAAACGGGGCAGACGAACATCATCCTGGACATCGAGGAGAGTCGGGAGTCAT TCATCGGACAGCCGACCACGCCGCCAGAGCTGCCAATCTTTGGCGATCCGGAGACGGAGATCGCCCTGAATCTGGTCTTCCCCAAAGGCCAGCCAATCTTCCAGCTGAACGGCAAgaggctgcagctgctgcagcccCTGGATCGCGACGAGGAGAACCTCAGCCACATCGTCTTCCAG GTCTCCTGCACCACCAGGTCGACGAGCAAGAAGCGCACCATTCCCATTATTGTTCGGGTGTCGGACATAAACGACAATGCGCCGCGCTTCATGAACACGCCCTACGAGGTCACCGTTCCCGAG AGCACTCCGGTGGGAACCACCATTTTCCGGAACATTCAGGCGCTGGACAAGGACGCAGGTGTTAATGGGCTGGTCGAGTACTTCATCGCCGAGGGCAGTCCCAACTCCACCGATGTGGAGAAGTACAGTGCGGATGGGTACGGCACCTTCGCCATATCCTTTCCCCACCAGGGTCAA GTTACGGTGGCCAAGACATTGGACTTTGAGAAGATCCAAACCTACTATCTTACCATTGTGGCGTCG gaTCGAGCTCGGAATACGGCGGATCGCCTTTCCTCGACCACAACGTTGACAGTCAATGTAGCCGACTCCAATGACTTGGACCCATCGTTCATCTACAGCGGATGCGTTTCCCTCGACGGCGCCTGCATAAATCCGGAGTACTCCGCATCCGTGCCAGCTGGATCCCTACTAGGAGTGCTGACGGTGCTGCCCGAGCGGATTCAGGCAGTGGATCTGGACACCATAAACTCGCCCATCCGCTACAGCTTCGCCAGCGGCATGCCCGGCAACTACGCCGATTACTTCCAGATCGATGAGAACACCGGAGTGCTGAAGCAAACGAAAGCTGTGGACACATCCACAGCGAAGAAGTATGACATCATAGTGAAAGCGGAGGAGGTTTCGCCGGGTCCACAGCGCTTCACAACGGCCAAGCTGGAAATCTTCGTGAAGCCCGTGGACGCCAATCCGCCCGTGATATCATCCTCCCAAGCGGAGGGCTACGTGGACGAGAACTCGCCCATTGGCACCAGGGTGTTGGACGCGCACGGTAACCCGATATCGTTCATGACCACAGACGCCGACCTCAGTGACAGCGATCCGAAGCCAGACTACATCTACGAGCTGACCACACCGTCCTTCAACGTGACCAGCGATGGCATCTTGGTGGTGAACGAGGACAACCTCGACCGCGACCCACCGGCGCCAGGACGTTTCAAGTTTCAGGTGGTGGCCCGGGAACCCAAAACCAATGCGGCCAGTGCTCCACTAAGTCTCACAGTTCACCTGCGAGATGTGAACGACAATGCGCCCAAGCTGGCAATGGTGGCGCCCATTTCGATAACAGCCGGGGATCAGAGCGAGAGCCGGCTGGTCACCCAGGTGACGGCCAGCGACAACGACGAGGGTCCCAATGCCGTGGTGACCTACTCCATCTACCATGTGTCCAACAACGGCATCCAGAAGTTCACCATCAACGAGACGACGGGCGAGATCAGGACTCAGGGTCGCCTGCTGGCCGGGGAGCAGTACAGCATCACGGTGCAGGCCACTGACATCGGAGGACTCTCCTCCCAGGCGATCGTTGAGGTGAGCGTGACGCCGGGACCGAACACGAAGCCACCGCGCTTCCAGAAGCCCATCTACGAGGTGCAGGTGAGCGAGGGAGCGGAGATCAACTCCACGGTCACAGTGGTACACGCCGAGGATCCCGAGAACGATGCCGTCGTCTACTCCATCATATCGGGCAATGATCTGCGCCAGTTCGCCGTCGGTCAGGAGAGTGGGGTTATCATAGTGATACGAAAGCTGGATCGCGAGAGTCTGACGCGCTACCAACTGATCCTGAAGGCGGAGGATACCGGCGGTCTCTCCAGCAGCGCCACCGTCAACATCAAGGTGACGGACATCAACGATAAGAATCCGGAGTTCGAGGCCTCCACCTTGCCGTACGTCTTCCAAGTGGAGGAGGGCAAAGCGCAGGCCTCCGTGGGAGTGGTCCACGCCACCGATGCCGATGAGGGCATCAATGCTGAGATCACCTACTCCATACCCACCGACATACCGTTCACCATCAATGCCACATCGGGCGAGATCCTAACCGCCAAGCAACTGGACTACGAGCAGCTGAACGAGTACAAGTTCGTGGTGACCGCCAAGGATGGAGCTCCGGATGCGCGACTGGGCACTGCCAGTGTTACGGTAATGGTGCTCGACCTTCCGGACGAAGTGCCCAAGTTCAGCGATGCCCGCATCGACGTTCACATTCCGGAGAACGAGGAAAACTATCTGGTGGCCACGGTGCAAGCCTTCGATCCCGACTCCATGCCAGAGATCACCTACGTGCTCCGGAAGGGTAACGCGGAGCTCTTCAAGGTGGCGGAGAAAAGCGGAGAGGTGCGGACCATCAAGGGATTGGACTACGAGAGCCAGAAGCAACACCAGCTGACCATCGGAACCATCGAGAACGACGGCGATGGACCAGGAGACACAATCCTACTGGTGGTGGATGTGGAGGATCGCAACGATCTGCCCCCAAGGTTCATAACCGTTCCCGATCCCGTGACCGTCAATGACGACCAGGGCATAGGCACCATTATAGCCACGCTGCCCGCCATCGATGGCGATGGCACTTCGCCGGGAAATGTGGTGCGCTATGAGATCGTGGGACGTGGCAAGGCGCCCAAGTACTTCCAAGTGGATCCGGACACCGGAGCAGTGCGCATAAGAGATGAGCTGCGCAAAGAGGAGGACACGGAGTACCAGGTGGACATACGGGCATATGACCTGGGCGAACCTCAACTGAGCTCGGTGGCGCCCCTGCGCGTCGATGTACATCATCTTTTGTCCAGCGGCaacaatgaaatcaaattggACAATAAGTTGGAAAGTGGAATGGGCATGAGCAGTGAAAGTATAGGCTTGGCCTTCAGCGACGACAGCTACACCACCAGTGTGCCGGAGTCAATGGAAGCCAATAGCACCCTCAAGCTCATTCAGATAGTGAACTCAAAGACATCCGCCGATGGGCCGCCGGCCTTCAGGTGTGAATTCGTCAGTGGCAACGAGGGGGGCATCTTCAATCTCAGCTCCGCCGATCATGGCTGTAACTTGCTGCTCATCCAACCGCTGGACTTTGAGAACAAGACCTCGTACACACTCCAGTTGCGGCTGACATCGCATCGCTACTTCGTCAATCCGCTGAAGGACACCACCACCGTGGAGATAATAGTGCAGGATGAGAACGACAATGCGCCGGAGTTCGAGTTCAATAGGCTGCGCGGCCAACAAGACACTTTCTACACGGTGGTGACGGAGGAAATGGATGTTGACACAACCATTTTGCAGGTGCGAGCCACAGATCGGGATTCGGGGAAATTCGGCACCGTTCGCTACACTCTCTACGACGACGATGAAAACCGGGTCAGCATG CCCACCAGCTTCTTTATGATGTCCGAAGACACGGGAGTTCTGCGCACTGCCAAGCATTTCAAGACCGAAAGCGACTTTCCACTGACGTTTTTGGTGGAGGCCCGTGATAGCGATGGCCAGGAGCAGGGATCCCATCGCACGAGGGCCAGGATAGTGGTCAATAAGCTGGCGGACATCAATCGCATGGCACTGTCCTTCCCGAATGCAGCGCCCAGCGATCTACGCAACTACTACActgagctggaggagctgctggaCAAGAAGACCGGACTGGTCAGCGGCATTGAGCGTATGAGCAGTCAGAAGTACTTGGCCAAGAACGGCTCGGTGATCGAGAATCCGGCTGCCACGGACATATGGTTCTACCTGATCGATCCCAAGACGGAGCAGCTCGTCAGCCGCAAGGACAGCATTGTGGAGACCACTTTGCTGGAGCCAGCTGCGCGATCCGAGCTGAACATCGCCCTGCCAAGAGCCACGGCCGAGAATATATCGTTTCCCCTGGAAAGAAAGGAGCACGTGCACAAG GTCAAAGCCGCCGTAGCCATCGACAACGAAGTCTTCCCCTTCACCCTGATTGCCATATCACTTGTTATACTCATCCTGGGCACGATCGGCATCATTTACATATGCATTTCGTGGTCAAA ATATAAGAACTTTAAGCAGCGCATGCGCCAGTACTCCTCCACTAATCCGCCACGCTACGATCCTGTGATCGTTAACCAGCAGGCCTCGAGTGCCAGCGAAACCATAGCCAACATGAAGGAGTACGAGACCCAGATGCTCGCCATGGCAGTGCCACCGGATGTGGACGACGATCTGCAGTTGGACTTCAGTGCCAAGAACCACGCCTTCTCGCTGGACAATGTGAGCTATATAACGCACAAGGAGAACACCAACGGTGGTGGCCAGTCCAGTCCCTCGCACTCGGATGCCACCACGGCCACGATTGCCACTCTGCGCCGGCATAAGAATCTCAACAATGCCAACATGAACAACAATCTGGCCATCAACAACAGGCAGAACACGTTCAACAGAACCCTGGAGATGAACACCCGCAACAATGCCAATCCGCTGGGATCGCCGCCAAACGGCGGACTCTCGGGCACCTTGACTTTGGGCCGCATCAAGCACCAGAACAGCAATCACTACCAGAACGGCGCCTACAACATCGACCCAACCGGGCCCAACAACATGGCCAATGCCAAGAACAATGCCTACAGCACGATGGGCAGGCGGGGCAACACCTTCGGCGACGTGGGTCTGCTCAATGGCAATGCGGAACTGATGAACGCCACGCTGGGTCGGAATGGCCAGCTCAACAATCGCCTGTACGGCGGAGAGGTGCCCATCACCAATCCGCTGTTCCAAAG ATCCAATTCCGATCACAATCACCTGAGCACCACAAACGAGAACGTCTCCTTCGGCAAGAGGGACTATGGCCAAATAGGCTTCTCCTATCTGAACGACTTGGACAGGTCGGAGGTTGAGACAACAACGGAACTGTAG